CCACTGGAGGTGATCACGTTCAAGGTCTCTGATGTTTCAAAACTGGAGGACTGGAAGGCCAGGGTGCTGAACAATTCCCACCAGGTGTCCTGGGCGGGGCGCCGGAAGGTCTGGCGGATGTCCAGGGCCACGAAGGGCCGGGATTTTGAGAAGAATGATCCCTTCTGCTGATCTGGCTCGCTGAAGAGGCTGGAGAACTGAAACCCGCCATAGAGATCCACCTTCAGTTCATCGGCGTCCAGTTTCAGGGAATCCTCAGCCCACCGCGTGCGGGCGATGACCTTGTCCATCTCCCGAAAGGCCTCCAGCAGGTTGGCCTGGCCATCCACCAGGGCCTGGCCCTGCGGCAGATTGGGCGAGTGCTCCCGCTCCAGGGTGTTGCGCAGGGATTGGGCTTCATGAAGGCCCCGTTCCACTTCCAGGATGCGGTGGTTCAGCTCCCTCTGCTTGGCGCGCAGGGCCTTGAAGAAGGGCTTGCGCTCGGCGGGCGCCAGGGCCGCCACGGCGCTGGCCAGATCCGCTTCAAAACGCGCATTAGGAATCCCGGCGATCTGGCAGGGCGGTACCTCGGGCACGGTGGCCGTCGCGACTCCGGACACCGCTGCCTGGGCGAGCAGGGCCGTGCCCACAGATAGGAGGACCGCCGCACGGATCATCTCAGGCCTCCAGACGTCGCTGCAGCTCCGGCCAGCCTTCCCACAGACTGAGGAACTGGAAGGCGGTGAGCACCAGGGCGTGCTGGATTTCGCCGCGGCGCATGCGCTCCATCCACTCGGGCCAGGACGTGGCCCAGACCCGGAGTTCCTCGGCCGGATCCAGCTCGAGGGCCCCCTCCGGTTCGCAGTCCAGGGCCAGGAAGCTGTGGCAGCGGTTGTTCTGGGTGGCGGGATTGGGGGTGCAGCTGCCCAGGGTCACCCAGCGCTGCGACACGAACCCCGTTTCCTCGCGGAGTTCCCGGCGGGCGGCCTCGGCGGGATCCTCCCCCGCATCGCAGCCGCCCCCGGGGATTTCCAGCGTGGCCTGGTCGATGCCGTGGCGGAACTGCTCCACCAGCAGCAACTCGCCAGCGCGGTTGAAGGCCACCACGTTCACCCAGTCCGGCCCCAGCAACCGGTAGAAGGCATGCTCCCGCCCCGTATGCGGGCTGCGCCGCTGGGCCACCACCTGCCGAAAGAGCCGGGAATCCTGGCGGATGCTTTCGGATTCCTGGGGCCAGGGCGTGGCAGGGTCAAAACCCTCTGGCTGGGCGTGCAGCAGGCGCATCAATACCTCGGCACGGAGGGATCCAGCCGGCTATAGGCGTCGATGCCGCCGGAGAGGTGGGCCAGATCCTTGAAGCCCATGCCCCGGAGGAAATGCAGGGCTTGCAGGCTGCGCATGCCGTGGTGGCAGTAGGCGGCCACAGGCTTGGTGGAGTCCAGTTCCTTGACCCGTTCCACCAATTCGCCCAGGGGGATCAATACGGCACCGGGAATGCGGG
This sequence is a window from Geothrix sp. PMB-07. Protein-coding genes within it:
- a CDS encoding rhodanese-like domain-containing protein, whose protein sequence is MFESGPHLDASTFQALDPTQVQILDVREQWEFDKARIPGAVLIPLGELVERVKELDSTKPVAAYCHHGMRSLQALHFLRGMGFKDLAHLSGGIDAYSRLDPSVPRY
- a CDS encoding NUDIX hydrolase, yielding MRLLHAQPEGFDPATPWPQESESIRQDSRLFRQVVAQRRSPHTGREHAFYRLLGPDWVNVVAFNRAGELLLVEQFRHGIDQATLEIPGGGCDAGEDPAEAARRELREETGFVSQRWVTLGSCTPNPATQNNRCHSFLALDCEPEGALELDPAEELRVWATSWPEWMERMRRGEIQHALVLTAFQFLSLWEGWPELQRRLEA